The DNA window AGCATTTGTCACAGCacattgctatattttttcttaattaatctCTTGGTCCTAATTAATGAAAGCCCAGCAGCAtcgcatgcacgcacgcataTTGCCATCatcacaaaattttaatgtaaccCTGCTGTGCTGATGGAATTACGAATTTATATTCCAAATTATTGGACACATGGCCTGCTCCTTGGGTTTTGAAAAAACATTGATGTGGGGGCATATTgtatagtttttatatttaatttttttcattgaagaCTGATGTGGGGGTGTAATTAAATTAACGTGTACGGATTGACTTGTTTCAATTTGTGTGGTGCacgtattttaatttaaactcTATGCGGTGCGACATgactaatttaattatatgtatgttttGATGATGTGTTGGTTATTAGTGTGTCAACTTGGTAAGGATCTCTAAATGCGGCATAGTGCTGATTTTTGCAAACAAACTCATGTGCCGTGTCCCATTTTATACCCCTGAATTAATTTAAGTATTTCAAGTTAAATCTCTCTCATGTTTGATGTTTCCATCTGACCTAGCACTCCGATTAATACCCATGATAAGATATTTATTGGATGCTTATAATAAAATGTCCAGTATAGTGCACTTAAAtctatgttttgtatatacataCGTGTTGTAGCTAAatacaagtaaaaaattgTGAGAATATAATTTGTGCACTTACGACAAATAAATCCTCTTGTGTTGCACATTGCATTTGCCGATGCATTTATCATATACTGTTGAGAATTATATACTATATGTTTCTTACCAAACACCGCGCAATTTCATCTAGTTTCATATAACAATGCACcggaacaaaataaaagaacgaaaatttgacaaaatcaaatcaatacaaaattaaattgtagATAAACATTATAGAATTGTCTTATGTGTGACCAGGGGTAAATCCAGCATGAAGGCTCTAGTGCCCCTACATGCAAGATCCTCAAGGAAATCGGGAGAAAAGGAGAATGGAGAAGAAAACAGAACTCAAGAAAGGAGAATGTGATAAGCACCCCTCTCCGAATCCTGCATCCGTCACTGTGTGCGACTCACATGTGTCTATCTCACCTAGTCACATGATTAATCTGACCCATTTGCTACAACTTTAAGCATATATGTGTAAATCTATATCACATGTTAGTATCTACATAGAgcaatacaaatatttttattcgaCGTTGAAATAAGAGTAACCAAAAtatgtagaaaaataaaacaggctGGGAGAATACCGGTGCTTTCTCGGCTAGCTAGCAGAGGCTATCCAGTCCGCCTAGTAACTCACATTGATGTGTTCTTATCGACATACACGtggtttttccttttgaacatttcattttttaactgttagtttaattttaaacattaatatttaattcatttgtGAGCTTGTCATACTTCAGGGCTCTGGAGACTGGAGCCCAAACCCTGCTCGTGTTGGACGTTGAACTCATGCATACAGGTGAAAATTATGTttcatacaaattatatacactGTCTATATCCTTAAATACAAGGGATTATGAGTTTGTCTAAAATTATCtttaagaatttttatatTCGAGAACAGTGGGAGTATTGAGTTTGAAAAATGCAAATATTTCGATTCCGCCTAGCCAACTCATATAAATAGGGAGACCTAATTAATCAacgtaacaaaaaaaatacaaatttgaaTAATTGGATCTTGCTGGCTACTGTCATCTTCCGCatctagaaatatttacatttttcaCATTGGAAATAGTATTTAATTCACACATTCTAGAATAGTATTGCATTGGAACTAAATCCCGAATAGGCagtgaaatatattttcaatcaaCACAACAATTCCCGTGCTATAGAAACAGAAGGCTGTGTAAGCTTTTACCATAGTAGTACATCGAACCATTCCTATCCTAAGACCCAGTTCTAAACTATAATAAGATTAGATACCCCAATGATATCCatcgatatttttttatactgcTAAATTATACGGTTtgcataaaaaagttttacacagatttttattaaaaaatcaaataaatatgtttttcatttttaaatatttaattcttgATTAATCATTGCTAACTATATTTCTAGTTTTGTGCGAGGCTAATTATCTAattgtaatatttgaaaaaaacttTTCCTAATAACACAACTCCAATAAGGGTTACTTTGAAttacatgaatgaaaaaacggaagaatagaaaaaacataggattttaACAGAAATATAAGTGTAAAATAGAAGATTgtaaaacacaggaaaaacgtaggaatagTCGTTTGATGGGACCACaagaaaaacacagaaatttgaTGAGAGATAGAATTTTTTCAAGAGGTTCAACCTCTTAttaaatttccttcaaaacttGCATAGGAAGaggcattccataggaatttcataggattttatagggttcattcttttgattcaaagagaTTTGTAGGAAtattcctataggaataaaatttcctaaaatttctataattttcctttgaatcaaagggggcctaaAAAGACAACCAGGTATATGTGGCCAGTGAATGATATAAGTTCTTTTATGTGATGTTTCTTTCTACGGCATTCGAATAAAAATAGAGCCACACGTATACTCAACAAAATAGTAAAACAAATATCCATACGAGAAAAAACACCCAAATAATCCAAATAATTTCCATTCATGCCCCTCCTACCATGGAGTATCCTTTTCTCACCCCTTTGACATGCTACAAAGTCAAGTGGGGGCTGCCCCACACCCCTATAAAACCAGCCACCCCAGCCTCcaagaacaaaaagaaatcacataaaaaaaacaccccaaaaaataattagagcAGTAGCCCTCACTCCTTTTTAGGGCAGGATCCAATGCCATCACCACCAttccctcccccctctctctctctctctctccttttacCCTTTCCCATagtctcctcctctctcctccaaatCAATCAATAAACTAGCAAAAGTCAGCGCCTCCCTCTTATCTTCCTCGCttcgccttcctcctcctccgagcCCCAAGaaaccaccaccgccgccgccgccgcctggttGCCGTTCTccatggaggaggagctgTGGGGGAGCAACAACTGGgatctcgacgccgtcgtccgcctcggctgctgccggcggcgggtgtcggcggcggcgcagcagcagcaggtggaTCCGTTTGAGCCGTTCTTGGTGGCGCAGCAGCAGGCGCAGCTGGGGGTGATGGTGGAGGCTGCGAAGGAGGAGCTCGGGGCGGGTGTGGACGCCGGGTGGAGCTTCCCTGATCTCGCCgtgagggacggaggtggcgGCCTCGggcgcgacgccgacgagctgCTTAAGGCGTTCTGCGCTGCGTTCCCttctccgtcgtcgtcgctgccgacGGCTGCGCCGGCGCCTGCGCCTCCGCCAGAGCAgccgaaggaggaggaggaggagaagaagcggAAGCCGGTGTTGGTGCAGGAGAATCAGCCGGTGCAGGCGGCCGCCCCGGcgagggcgccggcggctgtgAGGCAGGTGCCCGGCGGCGTGCCTAGATCCAAGAGAAGGTAAGCTTCGCTGGCCGAAATGGCAGCAGCGACTGGTCCGTTTGCCGAGAAGATCTCTTCCGAGTTGCTGACCCCGTTCGTTCATGGTGCAGGAAGAACCAGCAGAAGAAGGTGGTGCGTCACGTCCCGGCCGACGGCGTGTCGGCCGACGTGTGGGCGTGGCGGAAGTACGGCCAGAAGCCCATCAA is part of the Oryza brachyantha chromosome 2, ObraRS2, whole genome shotgun sequence genome and encodes:
- the LOC102705049 gene encoding probable WRKY transcription factor 27, coding for MEEELWGSNNWDLDAVVRLGCCRRRVSAAAQQQQVDPFEPFLVAQQQAQLGVMVEAAKEELGAGVDAGWSFPDLAVRDGGGGLGRDADELLKAFCAAFPSPSSSLPTAAPAPAPPPEQPKEEEEEKKRKPVLVQENQPVQAAAPARAPAAVRQVPGGVPRSKRRKNQQKKVVRHVPADGVSADVWAWRKYGQKPIKGSPYPRGYYRCSSSKGCPARKQVERSRSDPNTFILTYTGEHNHSAPTHRNSLAGTTRNKLPSTATSTSTSSPTQPQPPPPSVVVAGADAAHHPSPAASTSPAGLSPTTPLRTPSMEEDEEEDDELLVEDMEMAGEDELLFLNGGGDDTAALDGTPMSSLFDIDDPFLPAPWTEPAAAPAAAGS